The following proteins are co-located in the Streptomyces sp. DT2A-34 genome:
- a CDS encoding arylamine N-acetyltransferase → MDSVEVDAYLSRLGVEHPAWPTVDVLRELHLRHLQTVPFENLSIHLGEEIVLEEKRLLDKVVGAGRGGFCYELNGAFATLLTALGFDVTLLAARVHGKEGRLGIPYDHMALKVRTVDGGTWLADVGFGAHSHYPLAFEARGEQVDPAGVFRIVEAGPDSAGVRGGHDVAEAADLDVVMDGRPEYRLERRPRVLGDFVAGAWWHSTSPGSHFTQSLVCSRVTEEGGRITLSGRTFKETAADGTREEREVGTDEEVLRVYRERFGIELDQVPTVRRPGRDD, encoded by the coding sequence ATGGATTCCGTTGAGGTTGACGCCTATCTCAGCCGCCTGGGGGTCGAGCACCCGGCGTGGCCGACCGTGGACGTGCTGCGCGAGCTGCATCTGCGCCATCTGCAGACCGTGCCCTTCGAGAACCTGTCGATCCACCTCGGCGAGGAGATCGTGCTGGAGGAGAAGCGGCTGCTGGACAAGGTGGTGGGGGCTGGGCGGGGCGGGTTCTGCTACGAACTGAACGGGGCGTTCGCGACGTTGCTCACCGCGCTGGGTTTCGACGTGACGCTGCTCGCGGCACGGGTCCACGGGAAGGAGGGCCGGCTCGGGATTCCCTACGACCACATGGCGCTGAAGGTGCGGACGGTGGACGGGGGCACATGGCTGGCGGACGTCGGTTTCGGGGCGCACAGTCACTATCCGCTGGCGTTCGAGGCGCGGGGCGAGCAGGTCGACCCGGCGGGTGTGTTCCGGATCGTCGAGGCAGGGCCGGACTCGGCCGGGGTGCGCGGTGGGCACGACGTGGCGGAGGCGGCGGACCTGGACGTCGTCATGGACGGCAGACCCGAGTACCGGCTGGAGCGGCGGCCGCGGGTGCTCGGCGACTTCGTGGCCGGGGCGTGGTGGCACAGCACCTCGCCGGGCTCGCACTTCACACAGTCGCTGGTGTGCTCGCGGGTGACGGAGGAGGGAGGGCGGATCACGCTCAGCGGGCGCACGTTCAAGGAGACGGCGGCCGACGGCACGCGTGAGGAGCGGGAGGTGGGCACGGATGAGGAGGTGCTGCGGGTGTACCGGGAGCGGTTCGGGATCGAGTTGGATCAGGTGCCGACCGTGCGCAGGCCGGGGCGGGACGACTGA
- the holA gene encoding DNA polymerase III subunit delta, whose amino-acid sequence MARKTAADDLLAPVTLAVGQEELLLDRAVREVVVAARAADADTDVRDLTPDQLQPGTLAELTSPSLFAERKVVVVRDAQDLSADTIKDVTAYLGSPAEEITLVLLHAGGVKGKKLLDAARKAGAREVACPKMTKPADRLAFVRGEFRATGRSATPEACQALVDAVGSDLRELASAVSQLVADVEGTIDEAVVGRYYTGRAEASSFTVADRAVEGRAAEALEALRWSLATGVAPVLITSALAQGVRAIGKLSSARGGRPADLARELGMPPWKIDRVRQQMRGWTPDGVAAALQAVAEADAGVKGGGDDPGYALEKAVVAIARAARSRGRG is encoded by the coding sequence ATGGCCAGGAAGACTGCTGCTGACGACCTCCTCGCTCCCGTGACCCTCGCCGTGGGTCAGGAGGAGCTGCTGCTCGATCGTGCCGTGCGGGAGGTGGTGGTTGCCGCCAGGGCCGCCGATGCCGACACGGATGTGCGGGATCTGACCCCGGACCAGTTGCAGCCCGGCACGCTGGCCGAGTTGACCAGCCCCTCGCTGTTCGCGGAGCGCAAGGTCGTGGTCGTGCGCGATGCGCAGGATCTGTCGGCCGACACGATCAAGGACGTGACGGCGTATCTGGGGTCGCCGGCCGAGGAGATCACCCTGGTGCTGCTGCACGCCGGTGGGGTCAAGGGCAAGAAGCTCCTCGACGCGGCGCGCAAGGCGGGGGCGCGGGAGGTGGCGTGCCCGAAGATGACCAAGCCGGCGGATCGGCTCGCGTTCGTGCGCGGTGAGTTCCGGGCGACCGGGCGGTCCGCGACGCCCGAGGCCTGTCAGGCGCTGGTCGACGCCGTCGGGAGTGATCTGCGGGAGCTGGCGTCCGCGGTGAGTCAGTTGGTCGCCGATGTCGAGGGGACGATCGACGAGGCCGTCGTCGGGCGGTACTACACCGGCCGCGCCGAGGCGTCGAGCTTCACCGTTGCCGACCGGGCGGTCGAGGGGCGGGCGGCGGAGGCGCTGGAGGCGCTGCGGTGGTCCCTCGCCACGGGCGTGGCGCCTGTCTTGATCACCAGCGCGCTTGCGCAGGGCGTACGGGCCATCGGCAAGCTGTCCTCCGCACGCGGTGGACGCCCCGCCGACCTCGCTCGCGAGCTGGGCATGCCGCCCTGGAAGATCGACCGCGTCCGGCAGCAGATGCGGGGGTGGACGCCCGACGGAGTGGCGGCCGCTCTGCAGGCGGTCGCCGAGGCCGACGCCGGTGTGAAGGGCGGCGGGGACGACCCCGGGTACGCCCTGGAGAAGGCGGTCGTGGCGATCGCGCGGGCGGCGCGGTCCAGGGGACGCGGTTGA
- a CDS encoding nuclear transport factor 2 family protein produces the protein MAEHPHAQLVRKGYEAFSRGDMDTLRTLLTGDATHHFPGEHPLAGDHKGQDACVQMYQRLFEESGGTLNVELRQLFVDGRGHVMAVHHSTAERQGKHLDLDGGIVFRIVGDKASDLDECVDDIDKLNDFWS, from the coding sequence ATGGCTGAACACCCGCACGCACAGCTCGTCCGCAAGGGCTACGAGGCCTTCTCCCGCGGTGACATGGACACTCTGCGCACCCTGCTGACGGGGGACGCCACGCATCACTTCCCGGGCGAACACCCGCTGGCGGGCGACCACAAGGGCCAGGACGCGTGTGTCCAGATGTACCAGCGGCTCTTCGAGGAGTCGGGCGGGACGCTGAACGTCGAGCTGCGTCAGCTCTTCGTCGACGGCCGTGGACACGTGATGGCCGTGCACCACTCCACGGCCGAGCGTCAGGGCAAGCACCTGGATCTGGACGGCGGCATCGTCTTCCGGATCGTCGGCGACAAGGCCAGTGACCTCGACGAGTGCGTCGACGACATCGACAAGCTCAACGACTTCTGGTCGTGA
- a CDS encoding DegV family protein: MSRHVAIVTDSTAYLPPRTMERHGITAVPLTVVVGGQALDEGTEISTRSLAQALQKRRPVTTSRPNPQVFAEHYRKVAESGATGIVSLHLSADLSGTYDAAVLAAREAPVPVRVVDTGMVAMALGFCALAAAEAAETGGTVDEAVTAAEKRAGGTAAYFYVDTLDYLRRGGRIGAAQALLGSALAVKPLLQLEGGRIGPLEKVRTASKAIARLEEIAAERAGSAQVDIAVHHLAAPDRASALADRLRGRVPGLAELHVSEVGAVIGAHTGPGLLGVVVSPR; encoded by the coding sequence ATGTCCCGCCATGTCGCGATCGTCACCGATTCAACGGCCTACCTGCCGCCGCGGACGATGGAGCGCCACGGCATCACCGCGGTACCTCTGACCGTGGTAGTCGGCGGCCAGGCGCTGGATGAGGGCACCGAGATCTCGACCCGCTCCCTCGCCCAGGCGTTGCAGAAGCGACGCCCTGTCACCACCTCGCGCCCCAACCCTCAGGTCTTCGCGGAGCACTACCGCAAGGTCGCCGAGTCCGGCGCCACGGGCATCGTCTCCCTGCACCTGTCCGCCGACCTCTCCGGCACCTACGACGCGGCGGTTCTCGCGGCGCGGGAGGCGCCGGTGCCGGTGCGGGTCGTCGACACCGGGATGGTCGCCATGGCGCTCGGGTTCTGCGCGCTCGCCGCGGCCGAGGCGGCGGAGACGGGCGGCACGGTGGACGAGGCCGTCACTGCCGCGGAGAAGCGAGCCGGGGGTACGGCCGCCTATTTCTACGTCGACACCCTCGACTATCTGCGTCGTGGTGGCCGCATCGGCGCCGCACAGGCGTTGTTGGGGTCCGCGCTCGCGGTGAAGCCGCTGCTGCAGCTGGAGGGTGGCCGGATCGGTCCGTTGGAGAAGGTGCGGACGGCGTCCAAGGCGATCGCCCGCCTCGAGGAGATCGCGGCCGAGCGGGCGGGCAGCGCGCAGGTCGACATCGCGGTGCACCATCTCGCCGCCCCTGACCGGGCGTCGGCGCTGGCGGACCGGTTGCGGGGGCGGGTGCCGGGGTTGGCCGAGCTGCATGTGAGTGAGGTTGGGGCGGTTATCGGGGCGCATACCGGGCCTGGGTTGTTGGGGGTTGTGGTTTCGCCTCGGTGA
- a CDS encoding ComEA family DNA-binding protein gives MDGPYADWSEGSGVPRVDVATRSDVLRADAPCADVPLDSDVPLGSDASRGDTAHGPDMPDADAGDGAGSRPGTGDAGAGDWRVRVGPALRERMPVWLQARCGLERRSVVALTVVLVLAAGFAVQHFWAGRAQSVRAPEVVRAAAPFGGGELGEEDVAGASAAAAPGAVGTAAAEIVVDVSGKVREPGIHRLPAGSRVADALRVAGGVRPGTNTDGLNRARFLVDGEQVIVGSTAGAPGAAPGAGAGGAVAGAAPAGPVSLNTATVDQLDTLPGVGPVLAQHIIDYRTQHGGFRSVDELREVNGIGDRRFADLRNLVQP, from the coding sequence ATGGACGGTCCGTACGCCGACTGGTCCGAGGGCTCGGGTGTGCCGCGTGTTGATGTGGCGACGCGTTCGGACGTCCTGCGGGCTGATGCGCCGTGCGCTGATGTGCCGCTGGACTCCGATGTGCCGCTGGGCTCCGATGCTTCGCGCGGTGATACGGCGCACGGCCCGGACATGCCGGATGCCGACGCGGGTGACGGGGCCGGGTCCAGGCCAGGGACCGGTGACGCGGGGGCCGGGGACTGGCGGGTGCGGGTGGGGCCGGCTTTGCGGGAGCGGATGCCGGTGTGGTTGCAGGCGAGGTGTGGGCTGGAGCGGCGGAGCGTGGTCGCGCTCACCGTGGTGCTCGTCCTCGCCGCCGGGTTTGCCGTGCAGCACTTCTGGGCCGGCCGGGCGCAGTCCGTGCGGGCGCCCGAGGTGGTGCGGGCGGCGGCTCCGTTCGGAGGTGGGGAGCTGGGTGAGGAGGACGTGGCGGGGGCGTCGGCTGCCGCTGCGCCGGGGGCCGTGGGCACGGCCGCGGCGGAGATTGTCGTGGATGTCAGCGGCAAGGTGCGCGAGCCGGGGATCCATCGGCTGCCGGCTGGCTCGCGTGTCGCTGACGCACTGCGCGTGGCCGGTGGGGTCCGTCCCGGCACGAACACCGATGGCCTCAACCGGGCCCGGTTCCTGGTGGACGGCGAGCAGGTGATCGTCGGCAGTACGGCTGGCGCCCCGGGGGCTGCTCCGGGCGCGGGCGCGGGCGGTGCGGTCGCCGGGGCCGCACCTGCCGGGCCGGTCTCCCTCAACACGGCCACCGTGGATCAGCTGGACACCCTCCCGGGCGTCGGCCCGGTGCTGGCCCAGCACATCATCGACTACCGCACCCAGCACGGTGGCTTCCGTTCGGTGGACGAACTGCGCGAGGTCAATGGCATCGGCGACCGCCGGTTCGCCGATCTACGGAATCTCGTACAGCCATGA
- a CDS encoding ComEC/Rec2 family competence protein translates to MRHDVRAPDPVPSRAAVHAASGNRLGASHPRQEGPTDLRLVPLALAAWATAALMLDAPTVWVGGAVVVCLVVAGVLLLVRRGGVGDSRATGPGRDSAPGWDDPLPGRDDGSLPGRDSASGPDSVPGRFTPPRRQGSALRRLTWPRASAAWPRISVAAVLLCVAAAAASAGLHGADLRRGPVPGLAREYATVTAEVEVTSDPRLTRPRVKGDHMAPTSVLINADVRRVEGAHGTAVVTRAPVLMIVDAAPRSSGAGDVHGALRSSGAGDMRGLPRPPGSGDVNEASQSADGRGSPWLRLLPSTRLRVTAALAPPLAGGDRIAAVLRVRDPAMPHVVGEPSGAQRLAGRLRAGLREATDGLPADARALLPGLVVGDTSRITPELDEAFKETDLAHTLAVSGSNLTIILALLIGPPGLAQRVERRGLAPRLGISLRATALLGGALTLAFVVVCRPDPSVLRAAACGAVALLALATGRRRSLIPALATAVLLLVLYDPWLARSYGFLLSVLATGALLTLAPRWSAALRRRRVPPRLAEALAAAAAAQALCAPVVAVLSARVSLVAVPCNLLAEFAIAPATVLGFAALATAPLAMPLAKMLAWCASWPTGWIADVARTGAALPGAGVDWPGSWTGAALLALATVVVGLVGRRLLRHPWWCGVCGALLLLVVLQPPPLTRVVTGWPPPGWRFAMCDVGQGDATVLAAGEGTGVVVDAGPDPTLVDRCLRTLGITRIPLVVLTHFHADHVAGLPGVLRGRTVGAIETTGHEAPVDQVEFVRREAAARRIPVTRAAAGEERRTGALSWQVVWPPAHPALAPDGPNDASVTLLVRSAGLRLLLLGDLEPPAQRALLRSPAGALLGGVDVLKVAHHGSAYQDPELIRRAAPRLALISCGEDNPYGHPAPGTVAALRAQGAVVLRTDEDGALAVAGTGAELRVAGD, encoded by the coding sequence ATGAGGCACGACGTCCGCGCACCCGACCCCGTGCCTTCCCGCGCCGCCGTTCATGCCGCCTCCGGGAACCGGCTTGGTGCCTCCCATCCCCGACAGGAAGGACCGACGGACCTCCGACTCGTCCCACTCGCGCTCGCTGCCTGGGCGACGGCGGCGCTGATGCTGGACGCCCCGACGGTGTGGGTGGGCGGGGCGGTGGTCGTATGCCTGGTCGTGGCGGGCGTACTGCTGCTGGTGCGGCGCGGCGGGGTGGGTGACAGTCGTGCGACCGGGCCTGGGCGGGATTCTGCGCCTGGGTGGGACGACCCTCTGCCCGGGCGGGACGACGGCTCCCTGCCTGGGCGGGACTCCGCGTCTGGGCCGGATTCTGTGCCGGGGCGCTTCACGCCCCCGCGTAGGCAGGGCTCAGCGCTCCGGCGGCTCACCTGGCCGCGTGCCTCGGCCGCTTGGCCGCGCATTTCGGTCGCTGCTGTCCTGCTCTGCGTCGCGGCGGCCGCTGCCTCCGCCGGGCTGCACGGGGCCGATCTGCGGCGTGGGCCGGTGCCCGGGCTGGCGCGGGAGTACGCCACCGTGACCGCCGAAGTCGAGGTCACCTCCGACCCCCGGCTCACCCGGCCCCGGGTCAAGGGCGATCACATGGCGCCGACCTCCGTGCTGATCAACGCGGACGTGCGGCGCGTCGAGGGGGCGCACGGCACGGCGGTGGTGACGCGGGCACCGGTGCTGATGATCGTCGACGCGGCACCGAGGTCCTCTGGGGCGGGGGACGTGCACGGGGCGCTGAGGTCCTCTGGGGCGGGGGACATGCGCGGGCTGCCGAGGCCCCCTGGGTCTGGGGACGTCAACGAGGCGTCGCAGTCCGCTGACGGTCGGGGTTCGCCCTGGCTGAGGCTGCTGCCCTCCACGCGGCTGCGGGTGACCGCGGCGCTGGCGCCCCCACTGGCCGGCGGGGACCGAATCGCTGCCGTGCTGCGGGTCCGGGACCCGGCGATGCCGCACGTAGTGGGGGAGCCGTCGGGGGCGCAGCGGCTGGCGGGGCGGTTGCGCGCCGGGCTGCGGGAGGCGACCGACGGGTTGCCGGCGGACGCGCGGGCGCTGCTGCCGGGGCTGGTGGTGGGCGACACCTCGCGGATCACTCCGGAGCTGGACGAGGCGTTCAAGGAGACCGACCTCGCGCACACGCTAGCTGTCTCCGGCAGCAACCTCACGATCATCCTCGCCCTGCTCATCGGCCCGCCCGGCCTGGCCCAGCGGGTCGAGCGCCGTGGTCTCGCGCCCCGCCTCGGCATCTCCCTGCGGGCAACCGCGCTGCTCGGCGGAGCGCTCACCCTCGCGTTCGTGGTCGTGTGCCGACCGGACCCGAGCGTGCTGCGGGCCGCGGCCTGCGGGGCCGTCGCTCTGCTGGCCCTGGCGACCGGACGCCGCAGATCACTGATCCCGGCGCTGGCGACGGCTGTCCTGCTGCTGGTGCTGTACGACCCGTGGCTGGCCCGCAGTTACGGCTTCCTGCTCTCCGTGCTCGCCACGGGCGCCCTGCTCACGCTCGCGCCCCGCTGGAGCGCGGCGCTGCGACGGCGCCGGGTGCCGCCGAGGTTGGCCGAGGCGCTGGCCGCCGCGGCTGCCGCGCAGGCGCTGTGCGCGCCGGTTGTGGCGGTGCTGTCGGCTCGGGTGAGCCTGGTGGCGGTGCCGTGCAATCTGCTCGCGGAGTTCGCGATCGCACCGGCCACGGTGCTGGGCTTCGCGGCGCTGGCGACGGCGCCGCTCGCGATGCCGTTGGCCAAGATGCTGGCCTGGTGCGCGAGTTGGCCGACGGGGTGGATCGCGGACGTCGCCCGGACGGGCGCCGCACTGCCCGGGGCGGGCGTGGACTGGCCCGGCAGCTGGACCGGGGCGGCGCTGCTCGCCCTCGCCACGGTGGTCGTCGGGCTCGTCGGCCGGCGACTGCTGCGGCACCCCTGGTGGTGCGGGGTCTGCGGGGCGCTGCTCCTGCTGGTGGTACTGCAGCCGCCGCCGCTGACCAGGGTGGTCACGGGGTGGCCGCCGCCGGGGTGGCGGTTCGCGATGTGCGACGTCGGGCAGGGCGATGCGACGGTGCTCGCGGCGGGCGAGGGGACGGGCGTGGTCGTGGACGCCGGACCCGATCCGACGCTGGTCGACCGGTGCCTGCGCACGCTCGGGATCACCAGGATCCCGCTCGTCGTGCTCACCCACTTCCACGCCGACCATGTGGCGGGCCTGCCCGGCGTGCTGCGCGGGCGGACGGTGGGCGCGATCGAGACGACGGGGCACGAAGCGCCGGTGGACCAGGTGGAGTTCGTCCGCAGGGAGGCGGCCGCCCGGCGCATTCCCGTGACGCGGGCCGCCGCCGGGGAGGAGCGGCGCACCGGGGCGCTGAGCTGGCAGGTCGTCTGGCCCCCGGCACACCCCGCCCTGGCCCCGGACGGCCCGAACGACGCCAGTGTCACCCTGCTCGTCCGGTCGGCCGGGCTGCGGCTCCTGCTGCTCGGTGATCTCGAACCCCCGGCCCAGCGGGCGCTGTTGAGATCCCCGGCGGGGGCGCTGCTCGGCGGCGTGGACGTGCTCAAGGTCGCCCACCACGGCTCGGCCTACCAGGACCCCGAGCTCATACGCAGGGCGGCACCGCGGCTGGCATTGATCAGTTGCGGTGAGGACAACCCGTACGGGCACCCGGCCCCCGGCACCGTCGCGGCGCTGCGGGCGCAGGGCGCGGTGGTGCTGCGGACGGACGAGGACGGGGCGCTGGCGGTCGCGGGTACGGGCGCGGAGCTGCGGGTGGCGGGAGACTGA